A genomic region of [Eubacterium] eligens ATCC 27750 contains the following coding sequences:
- a CDS encoding arsenate reductase ArsC — MSKIKVAFICVHNSCRSQIAEAFGRHMASDVFQSYSAGTETKPRINQDAVRIMKELYNIDMEAEGQFSKLVSDIPEPDIAISMGCNVGCPFIGRPFDDNWGLEDPTGKSDEEFKIVIEQIKHDILELKSRLNHNEI; from the coding sequence ATGAGTAAGATAAAAGTAGCTTTTATTTGTGTCCATAATTCCTGCCGAAGTCAGATTGCTGAGGCTTTTGGAAGACATATGGCATCAGATGTGTTTCAAAGTTATTCGGCGGGGACAGAAACAAAACCACGGATTAATCAGGATGCTGTCCGTATTATGAAGGAATTATATAATATAGATATGGAAGCAGAAGGACAGTTCAGTAAGCTGGTTAGTGATATTCCAGAACCGGATATTGCAATATCAATGGGATGCAATGTAGGGTGTCCATTTATAGGCAGACCATTTGATGATAATTGGGGACTTGAAGATCCAACTGGGAAAAGCGATGAGGAATTTAAGATAGTCATTGAACAAATAAAGCATGATATTTTGGAGTTAAAAAGTCGATTGAACCATAATGAGATTTAA
- a CDS encoding DUF5714 domain-containing protein, with amino-acid sequence MLVAYKNAGGEIDLEQALDRLMAEGLRMPGAMCGLWGICGAITSIGAALAIIDGTGPLSTDGTWGNHMQFTSKAIGELGTINGPRCCKRDAMIAFKNGIDYVNAHYGVTLQYEQMQCGFTDFNEQCIKERCPFYE; translated from the coding sequence TTGCTTGTAGCCTACAAAAACGCAGGTGGAGAGATAGACTTAGAACAGGCGTTGGACAGGCTTATGGCAGAGGGCCTTAGGATGCCGGGGGCAATGTGCGGTTTATGGGGAATATGCGGAGCAATCACATCTATAGGTGCTGCACTAGCAATCATCGACGGAACAGGTCCGCTTTCAACGGATGGAACATGGGGAAATCATATGCAGTTTACCTCGAAAGCAATTGGAGAATTAGGAACCATAAACGGACCAAGATGCTGTAAGAGAGATGCAATGATAGCATTTAAGAATGGTATTGATTATGTAAATGCTCATTATGGAGTAACATTGCAATACGAACAAATGCAATGCGGATTCACAGATTTTAATGAGCAATGTATAAAGGAGAGGTGTCCATTTTATGAGTAA
- a CDS encoding glycoside hydrolase family 43 protein has translation MLFKNPVIPGYNPDPSICRVGDDFYLVNSTFEFFPGVPIYHSRNLVNWELTGYCLNRRSQLELEGCRNSGGIYAPTIRHHKGMFYMITTNVTDKGNFVVHTDNINKEWSDPAWIDQGGIDPSLFWDDDDCCYYCSTGNLDGVRGIVAFKINPMTGEILSDKHLISTGCGGQCAEGPHIYKKDGWYYLMIAEGGTEYAHRETIQRSKNVFGPYTPCPHNPIISHKEYKKSEIQATGHADLVEDANGNWWLVFLGIRRFSHALLHNLGRETFLAPVTWNEDGWPVVGYNGNGTIELVMDAPLPGMNEPETIANTITDDATGRPFLHADHSVNIDFHRDAIDKRLQFTRNPDMSHYIYDSKNGCLTLRGTDITLNEPGKSPTVLSFKQPEFTTSLKAVLKIKDSTAKRFGVAAYYNNDYHYEIYVGSDESGKYVGFYKHIHDMGAELAHIPISKEDENLNLLVKIDTDREKYTFSYALADTTNLDAKIACHEIGSGLNAGLSTEGTRTMTFTGTLFSLFAENGNGTFETGVALTINPDVDYKL, from the coding sequence ATGCTTTTTAAAAACCCTGTTATTCCGGGATACAATCCCGACCCAAGCATCTGCCGCGTTGGCGATGATTTTTATCTTGTTAATTCTACATTTGAATTCTTCCCCGGTGTACCAATATATCACAGCCGCAATCTTGTAAACTGGGAACTTACCGGATACTGCCTTAACAGACGTTCGCAGCTTGAACTTGAAGGCTGCCGAAATTCCGGTGGTATATATGCACCTACAATAAGGCACCACAAAGGAATGTTTTATATGATAACAACTAATGTTACCGATAAAGGAAACTTTGTTGTCCATACAGACAATATAAACAAAGAATGGTCCGACCCTGCATGGATTGACCAAGGTGGTATAGACCCATCACTTTTCTGGGATGATGATGACTGCTGTTATTACTGTTCAACCGGTAATCTTGACGGTGTAAGAGGTATTGTTGCATTTAAAATTAATCCAATGACAGGCGAAATTCTTTCCGACAAACACCTTATAAGCACTGGTTGCGGCGGTCAATGTGCAGAAGGTCCACATATCTACAAAAAAGACGGCTGGTATTACCTGATGATTGCGGAAGGCGGAACAGAATATGCTCACCGCGAAACAATACAGCGTTCAAAAAATGTATTCGGTCCTTATACACCATGTCCACACAATCCTATTATTTCTCATAAAGAGTATAAAAAATCCGAAATTCAGGCTACGGGACATGCTGACCTTGTTGAAGATGCAAACGGAAACTGGTGGCTTGTATTCCTCGGAATAAGACGCTTCAGCCATGCACTTCTTCACAATCTCGGTCGTGAAACCTTTCTTGCACCTGTCACATGGAATGAAGACGGATGGCCTGTTGTCGGATACAACGGAAATGGGACTATTGAACTTGTAATGGATGCACCTCTTCCGGGCATGAACGAGCCGGAGACAATTGCTAATACAATAACAGACGATGCAACAGGCAGGCCATTTTTACATGCAGACCATAGCGTCAATATTGACTTCCACCGCGATGCCATTGACAAACGCCTGCAGTTCACAAGAAATCCTGATATGTCTCATTATATTTATGACAGTAAAAACGGATGTCTCACGCTTAGAGGTACTGATATCACATTGAATGAACCAGGTAAATCCCCGACTGTTCTTTCATTTAAGCAGCCGGAATTTACAACATCACTTAAAGCTGTATTAAAAATAAAAGACAGTACAGCAAAACGATTTGGTGTTGCTGCCTATTATAACAACGATTATCACTATGAAATATATGTTGGCAGCGATGAAAGCGGAAAATATGTCGGATTTTATAAACATATACACGACATGGGTGCAGAACTTGCACATATTCCTATATCTAAAGAAGATGAAAATCTCAATCTTCTTGTAAAAATAGATACTGACCGTGAAAAATATACTTTTTCTTATGCCCTTGCTGATACAACGAATCTTGATGCAAAAATTGCCTGCCATGAAATCGGTTCAGGACTTAATGCCGGACTCAGCACGGAGGGTACACGTACAATGACTTTTACAGGAACATTATTTTCACTTTTTGCCGAAAACGGTAACGGTACATTTGAAACCGGTGTTGCACTCACCATAAACCCTGATGTTGATTACAAACTGTAA
- a CDS encoding sensor histidine kinase yields MGRVKRSNALSWIFMRYVLVMLGSLVGLVIVAWLLLSLLISVGCIYPANYAEQKINEAYDTILCADKVTAEMIPAPCDYVIFSENGEKIGGDLSEQYEQIAWNVAKYGNASGKYFYKVIVRENEYVVLQYRLTPQYHSAFLREHFIGPQNVMSIMSVIGAVAIIIIPSIRFGKRIKKQMQPVLDAIGQIKDQNLEYETSCSGIKEFDDCLSAIDDMRDALRESLEKQWKTEQEKKQQMSALAHDIKTPLTIVRGNAELLSETELTTEQRNNITYVLNGTTQIQSYVKQLIDVTKSWNCSDVTYTTVRLEDFFADIKEQALRLVEIYHQKIDWKAGQSDKKVTIAYDPMFRAVMNMIQNAVEHTKENGIIYIDAKEQDGRLTFIVEDSGSGFTKEALLHGTEQFFMDDTSRNGEAHYGMGLFFAKTVAEKYGGGIKLSNSENTGGARVEIFFLSSQETS; encoded by the coding sequence ATGGGAAGAGTAAAGAGAAGCAATGCACTCAGCTGGATTTTTATGAGATATGTACTGGTCATGCTTGGATCATTAGTAGGTTTGGTGATTGTTGCTTGGCTGCTGCTGTCCCTTTTGATTAGTGTGGGCTGTATTTATCCGGCAAATTATGCAGAGCAAAAGATTAATGAAGCATATGATACGATTCTATGTGCAGATAAAGTGACTGCTGAGATGATTCCCGCACCTTGTGATTATGTAATCTTTTCAGAGAATGGAGAGAAAATAGGTGGAGATCTGTCAGAACAATACGAACAGATAGCATGGAATGTTGCAAAGTACGGAAACGCATCCGGGAAATATTTTTATAAAGTAATTGTAAGGGAAAATGAATATGTTGTATTGCAATATCGCCTGACACCTCAATATCATTCAGCTTTTTTGAGGGAGCATTTTATAGGACCACAGAATGTGATGAGTATTATGTCTGTGATTGGAGCGGTAGCGATTATCATCATTCCGTCCATACGTTTTGGAAAAAGAATCAAAAAGCAGATGCAGCCTGTATTAGACGCAATCGGACAAATAAAGGATCAAAATCTGGAATATGAGACATCCTGTTCCGGTATCAAAGAGTTTGATGACTGTTTATCGGCAATCGATGATATGCGAGATGCATTGCGAGAATCTTTAGAAAAGCAGTGGAAAACAGAGCAGGAAAAGAAACAACAGATGTCTGCTTTGGCGCATGATATTAAAACACCTCTTACGATTGTACGGGGAAATGCAGAACTACTTTCAGAGACTGAACTGACCACAGAACAGAGGAATAATATCACTTATGTTTTGAACGGCACAACACAGATACAAAGTTATGTAAAACAGTTGATAGATGTCACAAAATCATGGAATTGCAGTGATGTTACCTATACAACGGTGAGGTTAGAAGATTTTTTCGCAGATATAAAGGAACAGGCACTCAGACTGGTAGAAATCTATCACCAGAAAATAGATTGGAAGGCGGGACAAAGTGATAAAAAGGTAACGATTGCTTATGATCCAATGTTCCGGGCCGTAATGAATATGATTCAGAATGCAGTGGAGCATACAAAAGAAAATGGAATCATTTATATTGACGCAAAGGAGCAGGATGGCCGGCTGACATTCATTGTGGAGGATAGCGGATCAGGATTTACAAAAGAAGCATTATTGCATGGCACAGAGCAGTTTTTTATGGATGACACAAGTAGAAATGGCGAAGCCCATTATGGGATGGGACTATTTTTTGCAAAAACCGTGGCTGAAAAATATGGTGGAGGTATTAAACTTTCAAATTCTGAAAATACAGGTGGGGCGAGGGTAGAAATATTTTTCCTGAGTAGTCAAGAAACAAGCTAA
- a CDS encoding response regulator transcription factor, producing MAKILAVDDEPAILEMIESILNKDGHLVTKVSNPLKLNMEELHRYDLILLDIMMPGMDGFELCKRIRALVDCPILFLTAKTEENSLVNGLSLGADDYISKPFGVMELRARINAHLRREHREHSVRMVLGRVCIQMSQKKLLMDDKELPFTKAEYEICEFLAKNRGQVFSKEQILEAVFGFDNESNDSTIITHIKNIRAKFADYDYMPIKTVWGIGYKWEE from the coding sequence ATGGCAAAAATACTGGCAGTTGATGATGAACCGGCAATTCTGGAAATGATAGAAAGCATTTTGAATAAGGATGGACATCTGGTTACCAAAGTAAGTAATCCGCTGAAACTTAATATGGAAGAATTACATCGTTATGACCTGATTTTACTTGACATTATGATGCCTGGAATGGACGGCTTTGAATTATGCAAAAGAATCAGGGCACTTGTGGATTGTCCGATTTTGTTTCTTACGGCAAAAACGGAGGAAAACAGTCTGGTAAACGGACTTTCTTTAGGAGCAGATGATTATATTTCAAAGCCATTTGGAGTGATGGAACTTCGGGCAAGGATCAACGCGCATCTACGGAGAGAGCACAGGGAACATTCTGTCCGGATGGTTTTAGGGAGAGTCTGCATTCAGATGTCTCAAAAGAAACTGTTGATGGATGATAAAGAACTTCCGTTTACGAAAGCAGAGTACGAAATCTGTGAATTTCTGGCTAAAAACAGAGGACAGGTTTTCTCGAAGGAACAGATATTGGAAGCGGTCTTTGGCTTTGACAATGAGAGTAATGACAGTACTATAATCACGCATATCAAAAATATAAGAGCAAAATTTGCGGATTATGATTATATGCCAATAAAAACAGTCTGGGGGATTGGATATAAATGGGAAGAGTAA
- a CDS encoding lantibiotic immunity ABC transporter MutG family permease subunit has product MIGRSLNADLRKMKGTSVILAHLLIPIITSVIFLIYYFFSPWNENMKVIAFYQAIGAGLPVLIGIFTASVMEQEQNAGDFQNLLSLPDKPAAFLSKLLMLLVLCLCSILLTAIIFGIGFGRIASSDIEIMKGCIFAALLLWGSSVPLYLWQLILAFQFGKGVSIGAGIISGLISALMLTGLGDYVWKYVFVCWTGRVPYTYLQSVLGETSVGEWLSFIPGCLIFTGISMVYYFWWVNHWEGNRISE; this is encoded by the coding sequence ATGATTGGAAGATCTCTTAATGCAGACTTGCGAAAGATGAAAGGAACATCTGTGATTCTGGCACACTTACTGATTCCGATTATAACCAGCGTTATATTTTTAATATATTACTTTTTTTCACCATGGAATGAAAATATGAAAGTGATTGCATTTTATCAGGCAATAGGAGCAGGACTTCCGGTACTTATTGGAATTTTTACAGCAAGTGTGATGGAACAGGAACAAAATGCAGGTGATTTTCAAAATCTGTTGTCTTTACCGGATAAACCTGCAGCATTTTTATCGAAACTGTTGATGCTACTGGTTTTGTGTCTGTGCTCTATCCTATTGACAGCAATCATATTCGGAATTGGATTTGGAAGAATCGCATCAAGCGATATCGAAATCATGAAAGGATGTATATTTGCAGCATTGCTGCTGTGGGGAAGCAGTGTTCCACTTTATCTGTGGCAGCTGATTCTGGCTTTTCAGTTTGGAAAAGGGGTATCCATTGGAGCAGGGATTATATCAGGACTAATTAGTGCATTGATGCTTACCGGACTTGGAGATTATGTGTGGAAATATGTATTTGTCTGCTGGACGGGTAGAGTACCATATACTTATCTGCAATCTGTATTGGGAGAAACTAGTGTAGGTGAATGGTTGTCATTCATACCAGGTTGCTTAATATTTACAGGGATTAGTATGGTATACTATTTTTGGTGGGTAAACCACTGGGAAGGAAATAGAATATCGGAATAG
- a CDS encoding lantibiotic immunity ABC transporter MutE/EpiE family permease subunit, which yields MVNIIKAEHQKAKRTMRKKFIWGFPLLTFVMAFIFTLGMTNAYAESVWNWWYTLLLPGMIALFCYLSVAQEKKIKYYHLMTIPTDRRKLLLGKIIYIGYMILFSNVIVFAGATLGGFLLTTHVPVGGALIAVLFLTVSELWEIPVALFLSERFGMIVNLFVCLFITVSGVVISQTRIWYVLVSAIPMRMMCPLLHVLPNGLAAEAGNPLLDTGVIVPGMCLSIIWFVFVTVLFLKWFERREVK from the coding sequence ATGGTTAATATTATAAAAGCAGAACATCAAAAAGCCAAAAGAACCATGCGAAAAAAGTTTATCTGGGGATTTCCTCTTCTTACATTTGTCATGGCATTTATATTTACTCTTGGGATGACAAATGCTTATGCAGAAAGTGTTTGGAACTGGTGGTATACACTTTTGCTGCCGGGGATGATTGCTCTATTTTGTTATCTTTCTGTGGCGCAGGAGAAAAAGATAAAATACTATCATTTAATGACTATTCCCACAGACAGAAGAAAATTGTTGCTGGGGAAAATTATTTATATTGGGTACATGATTTTGTTTTCTAATGTGATTGTGTTTGCAGGAGCAACGCTTGGAGGCTTTCTTCTAACGACACATGTTCCAGTTGGAGGAGCGTTGATTGCAGTATTGTTTCTGACGGTTTCTGAGTTATGGGAGATTCCGGTAGCTTTATTTTTAAGTGAACGATTTGGAATGATTGTAAACCTGTTCGTCTGCCTATTTATTACCGTCAGCGGTGTGGTAATATCACAAACCAGAATCTGGTATGTACTTGTTTCTGCAATCCCTATGCGAATGATGTGCCCGTTGCTTCATGTTTTACCAAATGGACTTGCCGCAGAAGCAGGGAATCCTCTTTTGGATACGGGAGTCATTGTTCCGGGAATGTGTCTCTCAATCATCTGGTTTGTTTTTGTAACGGTTCTGTTTTTGAAATGGTTTGAGAGAAGAGAGGTGAAATAA
- a CDS encoding lantibiotic protection ABC transporter ATP-binding protein, translating to MEMMLQTQNLCKYFRKQKAVNNVSLNIEKGQIYGLLGPNGAGKSTTLKMLTGMMKPTAGKIYFDGKLLDRKDLSKIGALIENPPIYENLSARENLKVRQLLLGTDENRIDEVLQIVSLTNTGKKKAGQFSLGMKQRLGIAMALLGAPELLILDEPTNGLDPIGIEELRELIRSFPEQGITVILSSHILSEVQLLADKVGIISCGILGYEGALKQGDNLEDLFMNVVRKNQKAGEIHG from the coding sequence ATGGAAATGATGTTACAGACACAAAATCTATGTAAATATTTTAGAAAACAGAAAGCGGTAAATAATGTTTCACTTAATATCGAAAAGGGACAGATTTATGGACTGCTTGGACCGAATGGCGCTGGTAAATCTACCACATTGAAAATGCTGACCGGTATGATGAAACCAACTGCAGGAAAGATTTACTTTGATGGAAAACTTTTGGATAGGAAAGATTTATCAAAAATAGGAGCGTTAATTGAAAATCCGCCTATTTATGAAAATCTTTCCGCCAGAGAGAATTTGAAGGTAAGACAATTATTGCTTGGTACAGATGAAAACAGAATTGATGAGGTCTTGCAGATTGTATCACTTACAAACACCGGAAAGAAGAAAGCAGGACAGTTTTCTTTGGGGATGAAGCAAAGACTAGGCATTGCAATGGCATTGCTTGGAGCACCGGAACTTTTGATATTGGATGAACCTACGAATGGATTAGATCCAATAGGCATCGAGGAATTACGAGAGCTGATCCGGTCTTTTCCGGAACAGGGAATCACTGTAATTCTCTCCAGTCATATTCTCTCAGAGGTACAGTTACTTGCAGATAAAGTCGGGATTATTTCATGTGGAATCTTAGGATACGAAGGAGCATTAAAGCAGGGAGATAATCTTGAAGATTTGTTTATGAATGTGGTAAGAAAAAACCAGAAAGCAGGTGAAATCCATGGTTAA